The Penicillium psychrofluorescens genome assembly, chromosome: 2 nucleotide sequence GTTGGCCGCTGATTTTGCTGGCTTTAATAAAGATCTCAAGGCTCGGGCCGAGGCCTAATTTGGCGTTGCTTCCAGTCGCTAGGGGATGAGCTTCAAGATCGTTGCTATTGACACATTTGTTATCTTTTTTGtcatttttttcttttctgcgTTTTCGTTGAGCATCTACACTGATGCTTCTAAATATACCCTCTAAAGGCAATTTTGATGCTTCTTATGGTAGTCCAATCTGATATTGCTCTCAGATCGTTCGCTGATAATCGATGAATACCAAGCGATAAATGTGTCGCAATTATGTGGAGCCTAAGCATCATCTCTGCAGGAAATCATTCGCTGGTAGCTCAAATACTTGACTGGCCTTAGTGTCCCGAGGTTCTCTCCCTATAGGTCTGAACGTTCCCCGCACTCCCGGGCCAATCCTCCAATCCCCAGGGAAATTTCGAGACGTCGGGGGGTTTTTCTTGCAGGTCTCTGCTCGACCTCCATTTTATTTATTCCCATTAAATTATATCGATGGATCAGCCCGCCTTCCGAATCCGAAAACGGACTCCACAGGCGTGCAGACGCTGTCGCCGTCGGAAACAACGATGCATCGGGGTTCCGACCTGTGCAAACTGCGATGCTGCGAACTTGCCATGTGCAAGATCGGAGACTGAGCGACCCGAGAGCGCACCGGAAAGATACCACGGCATGTCGAAAGATGCGCTGTTCAGTAGAATTGAAACTCTGGAGGCTCAGCTAAGTGCTATGCCGGGGGGCAATTCAGCTCCATGTAGAGGCGAAAACAGCCAAGGGCACTACTCTCCAGGAAACGGCCAGTTTTCCAACGTGGTGGACTGCATGACATTGGGACATGTCGTGGGCAATGAGCCTGCCCATCTCGGCTCCTCATCAGGAAAAATGATCGCAACGAGCTTGGACCTGATGATGAAAGACGCTGTTTGGACGAATGCTCTGTCAGATGCGAGTAGTCGGGAACAGTGGTATGGGCCCAGTCCCAATGCTACTCAACAGCACCGGATCGCTCCTCCAACAGATATTGCAGGAATGAAATTCCTCCACGCCTATTTCGCAAACCTGCATCAACTAGTCCCGTTTTTAGACCGGGCCGAGATCTTCCAGCTGCATGTGAAGAGAAACCAGCTGCTTGCGCTTAATTCGACGAAAAGATGGGAAGCTTTTAAACTCTTCACGGTTTACGCCATCGGATCAGCGATGCAGAAGACCCCGGACAGATACAATTCTGCCGCCCCAGAGGACCTCTTCCGAATTGCCCTGACTTTCAAGGACCCTGTCATGCAGTCTCGTTCCATTTATTGCAGATCATGATATCGATGTCGCCCTTCCTGTCAATTTTGAAAAACCTAtccaagctgctgctgctgaccagCCGACAAGCTTCGAGGAGGAAAGCCTCACAAAGAGCCTCGGCACCTTTGTCCCTTCTATCAGATTGGCCCGGATAAGATCGCAAATTCACAACGAAATCTACCGTGTCGACAAGGATATTTCTCTATTGCTCCCCATGGTTCCTTCATTGCTGTCCTCTCTAGAAGACTACGAAAGGTCGTTGCCTTCTAATCTCTCGCAGGCTGACAACGAGTGGATCCTTATGCACTGGAATAATGGTATTCGGATGATTCTCCAACCGTTCTTGAAGGAACTTCCTCCAGATCATGAGTTGGTTCGCGTTTGCATGAGAGCTTCAGGCCAGATGTGTCAACTCTTCAAGAAATTGCGCCAGAAAGACTACCTTGGCTGGGGCTATATCCTTGTCAACTTCATGTTTATGGCCGGGCTTACAATGTGGTGAGCATGGATTCCGATGTGAACGAAGAGCCTTGCTAATTCTGGTTATCAGTTATTGTCTTTTGCGATGCCCTCGACTGTGGTCAGTCACAATAGCTAACGACCTACGTGCCTGCTCTTCCATCCTTTATGATGTTGCAGACCGCAGCCTGTGCGTGAAGAAGTATCGTGACCTTTGGGAGGCCATCATCACAAACGTTATGGAAACCCTCGGCCAAGTGTCAGGACAATCTGATTTGGCAATTGATGGCGATCATCGAAGAATCGGCTGGGCTGATGACAGCGCCATCGAAGACCCGAGAAGTCCGGCTGCTCCATATGACTCGGCAATTCTCTCTTGTTCTTACCAGGAAAGGCTGTCTCCTGAACATACCAATGGTATCTGTGTCCCGCCAATGCATACGACATTTTCAGATTATATCTCGCACGACATCAGCCTAGTTGACGATACTCAATTCGACCCGGAGCAATTTTTTCGCGATATTCAAGACTGCTCGACAGAATCGGAAGGAACAGTGCGGAATCAGCCACAGTCGAATGACAGGGAATACTTGGCGGAAGTCGAAAACATACTCTCAGAAGACTTTTGGGTGGGAGATAGGTTCGGCTCGCAGATGTTAACAGAGCTTGTGTCAAAAGGCTCGGGTGGAGACTTCACTTTCGATACACCTCCCTCCCAGGCCGTTGCAGATTATGGGGATGGTTGAACATATATACTAGAGCATTATTGCAAAGCATATAAGGGTGCATTATTGGAGTCAAGCCGTGCAATAAACAAGACAGATACATATCGGCAGTCGTAAATGCCTACCCGAACAATAGAGACCAGGCCGAATAATCGGGTTTAGGGCCCGAAAAATAGGCTTTAACCTGGCCGAGCCCGAAGCCCTAGCGCCATCATACGGGAGGTCGCAATTGGCTAAAATCAAGCACGTACAAATGTTTACGGTAATGTACGGTATTCTGTGATACTGTCTGTGATTTAGACGTATGAAATTGATTCAATCCATTGTGTAGTTTCTACTTTATCTCTTCCTGCATTAGATCGTTTGGCCACTGTGGGGAATCGTGGCCATTTCCTCGAGTTCCAATGTTGTAGCCAAGGCGTATATCACTCTTCCCGAAATCTATCACTGGCCTGACTATCCTGACGTTGGCCTTCAACGCGTGGCTTTCCCGGGTTTCGAAGAATGCAGGATTAAACAAGAcatctcctctttccttctccagtGAGTTCAGGACTAGAGACGCAGTGGATTGTGGGTTGTTGTACGAGCTAGAGATTATGCGCGAGGAATCGTCAGAATCAATAACCATCGGCGCAACAAAAGCACTTACCGAAATTTCATCCTGCCATGTTGAGCCCACAAGGTATCCCATACATCTTCTGGGTACTCGCCAACATCATTAACGAGCCACTGGTTGTAGTAGTTCAGTGCCGCCTCGGCGACATAACTACCCCCGTTTTCCCCTCTCTTCATCAAGGCGACTAGCACGGCGCAAACGCCGGAGATACCGGTCATATAATCACTGTTTGGAAAAATGGCCGTTACgctctctccgtcttccagTCCCATGGACTTGCCGAAGCCATGAGATACACCAACGCAGGAATCACTGATCTGTTGCCAGCCAATGCGGTGGGACCATGGGCCATACCACCCGTAGCAGTTCTCTTGAAGCACGACAATTCCTTGCGGACGATCTTTTGTCATGTTTAAGATACCTTGTGGGCCGAAGCCATGTTTTTCGAGCGAACCGGGTCGATAACCTTGAATGACAACGTCTGCTTCGGAAATAAGATCACGTAGATTttgcttcccttcctctgtCGAAAGATCTATACTGCAGTTCCATTTCCCCCAGTTGAGATCAATATGTAAATTATGAAGATCTGGAAGTTTCGGAGAAGTTACGCGCATGACGGAGGCTCCTAGCTCAGCAAGGCCGCGAGCTATTGCTGGTGCAGCAATGATTCGAGACATATCCACTACCTTGAGACCTGCAAGTGGTCTTTGAGAAGTATTCTGACCAGAAGGAGTCGACCACCATGTTGGAGCTTGTGCTGTGGACGGATAGTCGTGGATCTCAAACAGTGATACATGAGAGTTTGCTTTTCCATGCTCAGTTTCCCGGAATGAATCAGCAGAATGGCAGATGATGCCAGCTTGCTTGTAGACATCCGATACTTGATGCTGCAATTTCTCGCTGTCATAACGCGAGAGTCGCTCGATAAAAGGTGCCACAGCTTCTTCATTGCTTGACACTTCAATGTTACGCGGAAGTCCAAGCATGTCCAAGGTAATATCTGGTTGCAGACTCCCGTGAAGATTGAAGTAGCGTCCGTCCGCTGTTCGATAGATATTTGTGACCATTTTGCGGTACAGTGTTGTATCCCTCCCATGATAATTGTAGTCCGGAATCATCTTGTCAAGAAGATTTGCATTTTGAGTGCGCGAGACAGCATCTTTAGAGCCGGGATTGATTGTCCATAGATAGCAAGACATCAGAAAGAGCTGAGCGTGGTCGGTGTTAATTGTCGCCCTTTCAACCGAGAGaccttctttcttcttcattaATGCGGCGATAAGAGATGCCTCGAGAGCCTTGagcgctgctgctgactcTGCAAAGCGCCAGTTGACAGGAATACTCGGTTCGCTGCTGCCATCGAATGTTATGTGAGCTGCGAAGTTGACTGCTTCAGAAGGCAAGTGCTTTCTAATCCAGGCATTATTGAGGACCCCTTCTTCAAATACCCGCCGAGCATTCAATGGAACGGAGTAAGATTGCGAGGGGGATGATCCATTCATCTTGAAAGCCCCAAGGTTGGAAGGTTCGAACGATTCTTTTTGTTCAAGGCAGAGATAAGGAAAAGCAGATGCGTGATTTAGTTGGACACAGTCTGCATAAGAGGAACCACGAAATTTAAGAGACAGATAGTCCCTACAACATTTTGATCCGTGCCAACCATACCCGTTCCGAAACATGGCTAGATTTACTAGCGTTGACAACACGTTACGATACTTCTCCATTCCTATTTCAGACTTTGTCGGACCCACTGGAGGGATTCCCTCATGAAGCCTGGGGTAAATGTTGAAGGACTACATGCGGTGACGACGCTTTTAAAGCCGCATTCCCCTCGGATCCAAATGACATTTTCAGAGCTCGCAATTGTCCAACCCAATTTGACCGAGTTATTGTGCTGCCCAAGTTTCAATTGAATCAACATTCATTCAACTTATCAAGAATCAGGTGTCACGATCGCTTATTGGAACACATGGCGGCCCGAACAGACGACCCTCCTTGCGTTCCAGAGGGCATTCCGACACAAGATGAGGAATCAGTGCATCCGGAGAAGGCTTCTGAAGAGGGAACCCTAGATGAAGACTCCGAATTCGACTATGATGAGCAACGAAAAATCATTCACCGCATCGACCGACGCTTGATTGGTGTTCTCGGCTTTTTGCATATGGTGTCTCTGATGGATAGGGGGAATATAGGAGCAGCCGCAATTGCTGGCATGAAGCAGGGACTGGATCTTGTTGGATTTCGATATGTCAGTTTCAGCAAACTCCGTTGTGGTTAATCACAACTGATTTGTTTGATTAGAGCATCATTGCACTTTGTTTCTTTCCAACATACATTGTTGGCCAGGTATTTGGCTCGATTTTGATTCGCAAACTTGGACCCGTTGGTTTCCTTTCGGGCACTACTTTCTTCATCGGTATTGTCATGGTATGTTCAGTTAACACTTCTTTTCGAGATTAATTATTGACATCACTGCAGATGTGTGGCGGATTTGTGAAGAATTGGTCCGGGATGGTGGCTATTCGGGCAATCATTGGTGCTCTTGAGGCGGGATTTTTTCCAGGATGCGTCTATTTAATTTCTACCTGGTATTCCCGCTATGACATGCAGAAACG carries:
- a CDS encoding uncharacterized protein (ID:PFLUO_003659-T1.cds;~source:funannotate) encodes the protein MNGSSPSQSYSVPLNARRVFEEGVLNNAWIRKHLPSEAVNFAAHITFDGSSEPSIPVNWRFAESAAALKALEASLIAALMKKKEGLSVERATINTDHAQLFLMSCYLWTINPGSKDAVSRTQNANLLDKMIPDYNYHGRDTTLYRKMVTNIYRTADGRYFNLHGSLQPDITLDMLGLPRNIEVSSNEEAVAPFIERLSRYDSEKLQHQVSDVYKQAGIICHSADSFRETEHGKANSHVSLFEIHDYPSTAQAPTWWSTPSGQNTSQRPLAGLKVVDMSRIIAAPAIARGLAELGASVMRVTSPKLPDLHNLHIDLNWGKWNCSIDLSTEEGKQNLRDLISEADVVIQGYRPGSLEKHGFGPQGILNMTKDRPQGIVVLQENCYGWYGPWSHRIGWQQISDSCVGVSHGFGKSMGLEDGESVTAIFPNSDYMTGISGVCAVLVALMKRGENGGSYVAEAALNYYNQWLVNDVGEYPEDVWDTLWAQHGRMKFR